Proteins encoded in a region of the Rutidosis leptorrhynchoides isolate AG116_Rl617_1_P2 chromosome 9, CSIRO_AGI_Rlap_v1, whole genome shotgun sequence genome:
- the LOC139866736 gene encoding ubiquitin-conjugating enzyme E2 27-like, whose translation MVDFGRVQKELQECNKDVNVSGISVKPKSDDLTKLSGIIPGPIGTPYEGGTFNIDIDLPGGYPFEPPRMKFATKVWHPNISSQSGAICLDILKDQWSPALTLKTALLSIQALLSAPEPDDPQDAVVAQQYLRDYQTFAITARYWTESFAKSSSLGVEEKVQKLVEMGFPESLVRSTLELVGGDENLALEKLLSG comes from the exons ATGGTGGATTTCGGTAGAGTGCAAAAGGAGCTACAAGAATGCAATAAAGACGTTAATGTATCCGGTATCAGTGTTAAACCTAAATCCGATGATCTCACTAAATTATCCGGCATAATTCCTGGTCCGATTGGTACCCCTTACGAAGGCGGCACCTTCAACATTGATATCGATTTACCtg GTGGATATCCATTTGAGCCACCAAGGATGAAATTTGCTACTAAAGTTTG GCACCCGAATATTAGCAGCCAAAGCGGAGCCATTTGCTTGGACATTTTAAAGGATCAGTGGAGCCCAGCACTTACTCTGAAGACAGCACTTCTTTCTATTCAGGCCTTACTTTCGGCCCCTGAACCCGATGATCCACAAGATGCCGTTGTGGCCCAACAG TATCTTAGAGATTATCAGACTTTCGCCATCACTGCGCGGTACTGGACAGAATCTTTTGCCAAATCATCTTCTCTTGGCGTCGAAGAAAAG GTGCAAAAACTTGTGGAGATGGGATTCCCTGAATCTCTGGTTCGTAGTACTTTGGAACTCGTTGGTGGCGATGAAAATTTGGCTTTGGAGAAGCTCTTATCTGGTTAA